In one window of Pirellulales bacterium DNA:
- a CDS encoding PLP-dependent aspartate aminotransferase family protein has product MQFRTRAIHVGQQPDPHTGAIVPPIYMATSFVQPTASCSAEFDYSRSGNPTRKAFETTLAALEEGSLALAFASGMAATHCVMMMLAPGDHVVASADLYGGTYRLLHKILDHVGVRVSTVPTTDLAAVERAFTPSTKMLWVETPGNPLMSITDVAACAKIAHVHGALLAVDNTFATPALTRPLALGADIAMHSATKYIGGHSDVLGGALVVNDHALFERLYFIQNATGGVMGPWESFLCSRGLKTLELRVREQCRSARLVAEHLEKHACVRAVHYPGLPGHPGHKLAARQMDNAFGAMVSFEVDGQLQQAARVVEGTKLFRLAVSLGAVESLIELPATMSHASYDAAARRTFGISDGLIRLSIGLEAADDLCYDLDQAISQAFVVG; this is encoded by the coding sequence ATGCAGTTCCGCACCCGCGCGATTCACGTCGGCCAACAGCCCGACCCCCACACCGGCGCCATCGTGCCGCCTATCTATATGGCTACCTCGTTTGTCCAGCCTACGGCCAGTTGCAGCGCCGAATTCGATTATTCGCGCAGCGGAAATCCCACGCGCAAGGCCTTTGAAACGACTCTCGCGGCGCTCGAAGAAGGAAGCCTGGCCTTGGCATTCGCCTCGGGTATGGCGGCCACGCATTGCGTGATGATGATGCTCGCTCCGGGCGATCACGTGGTGGCGAGCGCGGACCTATACGGCGGCACCTATCGATTGCTGCACAAAATACTCGATCACGTGGGAGTCCGCGTCTCGACCGTGCCGACCACGGATCTGGCGGCGGTCGAGCGAGCATTCACGCCCTCGACCAAGATGTTGTGGGTAGAAACGCCGGGCAACCCGCTAATGTCGATCACCGATGTGGCCGCATGCGCCAAGATCGCTCACGTGCATGGGGCATTGTTGGCAGTCGACAACACTTTCGCCACGCCAGCACTGACACGACCGCTGGCATTGGGTGCGGACATCGCCATGCATTCGGCCACGAAGTACATCGGCGGTCATAGCGACGTCTTGGGCGGGGCGCTTGTTGTCAATGACCACGCGCTGTTCGAACGTTTGTACTTTATCCAGAACGCCACTGGCGGCGTGATGGGTCCGTGGGAATCGTTTCTCTGCTCGCGCGGATTGAAGACTCTTGAATTGCGCGTCCGCGAACAATGTCGTTCGGCGCGGCTTGTGGCCGAACATCTCGAAAAGCACGCGTGCGTGCGCGCGGTTCACTATCCGGGTCTGCCTGGGCACCCAGGGCACAAGCTGGCTGCCCGGCAGATGGACAACGCGTTTGGCGCCATGGTCAGCTTCGAGGTCGACGGGCAACTGCAGCAGGCGGCACGCGTTGTCGAAGGGACCAAACTGTTTCGTTTAGCGGTGAGTTTGGGGGCGGTCGAGTCATTGATCGAACTACCGGCCACCATGTCACACGCCAGCTACGATGCTGCCGCCCGTCGGACGTTCGGCATCAGCGACGGCCTGATTCGCCTGAGCATTGGCCTGGAGGCGGCGGACGACCTGTGCTACGACCTCGACCAGGCAATCTCCCAGGCCTTTGTCGTCGGCTAA